One window from the genome of Elaeis guineensis isolate ETL-2024a chromosome 5, EG11, whole genome shotgun sequence encodes:
- the LOC105044340 gene encoding PRA1 family protein A1 isoform X1 — protein MDWGNVTTEDLIDALREVDWSSPPRPVTEFFSRFTVPRSYSKWNSRLKCNLYYYRTNYFIMIVFILGIGFLFRPLAILATILTSLSIAFLNDREMGIFGSVKQKCRGNSTLILIKMDALCRAYRVRSFAVTFNEKVTRTVRQFSPHVAAKLRPSITPVLRGRPAAKRAIHICGRPRWVFVLVFSAASCILWLTSCSLLTVLWVLLIGLLATLLHASFRTPNLKARLNTFREEFRAVWRNYSEL, from the exons ATGGATTGGGGGAACGTGACGACGGAGGATCTGATCGACGCCCTTCGAGAAGTCGACTGGTCTTCTCCCCCGCGCCCGGTCACCGAATTCTTCTCTAGATTCACCGTCCCCAGATCGTACTCCAAATGGAACAGCCGCTTAAAGTGCAATCTCTACTA TTACCGGACGAATTACTTCATCATGATCGTATTTATTCTTG GGATTGGCTTTCTTTTCAGGCCTCTTGCCATTCTTGCCACCATTTTGACAAGCCTGAGTATTGCATTTCTAAATGACAG AGAGATGGGCATTTTCGGATCAGTTAAGCAGAAATGTAGGGGGAATTCAACACTAATCTTGATCAAGATGGATGCATTATGCAGGGCATATCGTGTTAGAAG TTTTGCAGTTACTTTTAATGAAAAGGTAACGAGAACTGTCAGACAATTTTCTCCACATGTTGCAGCAAAGTTGAGGCCATCTATAAC GCCTGTTCTTCGTGGGCGGCCAGCTGCAAAGAGAGCAATTCATATATGCGGACGGCCTCGTTGGGTTTTTGTCTTGGTATTCTCAGCAG CCAGTTGTATCCTTTGGTTAACCTCTTGCAGTCTCCTTACTGTTCTCTGGGTACTTCTCATTGgacttcttg CAACACTACTTCATGCAAGCTTTAGAACACCAAATCTGAAAGCACGTCTGAACACATTTCGTGAGGAGTTTCGAGCGGTGTGGCGCAATTACAGTGAGCTGTAA
- the LOC105044340 gene encoding PRA1 family protein A1 isoform X2, with protein MDWGNVTTEDLIDALREVDWSSPPRPVTEFFSRFTVPRSYSKWNSRLKCNLYYYRTNYFIMIVFILGIGFLFRPLAILATILTSLSIAFLNDSFAVTFNEKVTRTVRQFSPHVAAKLRPSITPVLRGRPAAKRAIHICGRPRWVFVLVFSAASCILWLTSCSLLTVLWVLLIGLLATLLHASFRTPNLKARLNTFREEFRAVWRNYSEL; from the exons ATGGATTGGGGGAACGTGACGACGGAGGATCTGATCGACGCCCTTCGAGAAGTCGACTGGTCTTCTCCCCCGCGCCCGGTCACCGAATTCTTCTCTAGATTCACCGTCCCCAGATCGTACTCCAAATGGAACAGCCGCTTAAAGTGCAATCTCTACTA TTACCGGACGAATTACTTCATCATGATCGTATTTATTCTTG GGATTGGCTTTCTTTTCAGGCCTCTTGCCATTCTTGCCACCATTTTGACAAGCCTGAGTATTGCATTTCTAAATGACAG TTTTGCAGTTACTTTTAATGAAAAGGTAACGAGAACTGTCAGACAATTTTCTCCACATGTTGCAGCAAAGTTGAGGCCATCTATAAC GCCTGTTCTTCGTGGGCGGCCAGCTGCAAAGAGAGCAATTCATATATGCGGACGGCCTCGTTGGGTTTTTGTCTTGGTATTCTCAGCAG CCAGTTGTATCCTTTGGTTAACCTCTTGCAGTCTCCTTACTGTTCTCTGGGTACTTCTCATTGgacttcttg CAACACTACTTCATGCAAGCTTTAGAACACCAAATCTGAAAGCACGTCTGAACACATTTCGTGAGGAGTTTCGAGCGGTGTGGCGCAATTACAGTGAGCTGTAA